In the Streptomyces sp. NBC_01276 genome, CACCCGCCCCGGGCCCTTCCGCACGCGGGTCCCGTCGACGGATCCGCATCCACTTCCCCATCTCCGGCGCGACCCGAACAGGCGTCGTTTTCCGAGCGACCCCGAGAGACATGGAGACGCAGTTGCCCAGCACCGACAACCACACCGTGCCCACGATCCGCAGGACCGACGCCGCCGCGCTCGTGGAGGAGGTCTCCTCCTGGCTGACCGTGGACGCCGACGAGATCGACGCCAAGTTCCTGGGCGAGCGCCCGCGCGTCGTCGAGGCGGTGAGCGAGATGAACTCCGCCGCCGTCACCGGCCCCGACCGGGCCGACGCCCACTACCACCAGCAGCTCCTGCTGTCGCGCATCTACCAGACGGTGATGCAGATACCGGACCAGCCGACGGCCGAGGGCTCGGTGCTGCTGCACGAGGTCACCCGGATGCTGGAGAACGCCACCCTGGCCGCCGAGGACGCCCACCTGGAGCCCGGCCTCCTGGAGTCGGCGCCCACCGAGCCCAAGCAGTTCCTGTCCTGGCTCAAGGGACTGATCCGCACCCACCGGGCCTTCAAGCACCCCTACTACACGGACTTCATCAACCGCGAGGCGCAGCGCGAGGACCTGCGCACCTACGTCATCCAGGAGTCGCTGATCGACGGCCGCTTCGACGACTTCCTCGCGATGATGCAGATCGGCACGGCCGGCGCCAGCAAGCTGGAGATCGCCGGGAACTACTGGGACGAGATGGGCAACGGCGATCCCGAGGCCGTGCACACCCACCTCTTCAACAAGATCTACGAGGTGTTCGACGTCCGCGCCGAGGACCTCGAAGCCGCCATGACCACCACCGACCTGCACTCCGGCAACCTCGCGGTGCTGCTGTGCCGGTACCGCCACCTCTACCCGGAGGCGGTCGGCTTCCTCGGCATGACCGAGTGGCTGGCCCCCGACCGGTTCCGCAACGTCGTCCGGGCCTGGGAGCGCCTGGGCCTGCCCGAGGTCGGCATCACCTACCACCGGCTGCACATCACCATCGACTCGCAGCACGCGGCGGGCTGGTTCCACAACGTGGTCATCCCGAGCGCCGACACCGCGTACATGCGCCGCGGCATCGCCCGGGGCGCCCTGTGGCGGGCCAACTCCTCCGCCCGGCACCTCGACGAGCGCCTGGACCTGGCACGGCCCGCCACGGAACGGGCCGCCGCCGAGCGCACGCCCGTCGCCGCGGGCTGAGCCGTGCCGACGGGTGCGCACGGACTGCGCGAGCACGGCTTCGCGCCGGTCGTCCTGCCGCCGGTCCCGGCGGCGGTCACGGCGGGCTTCCGCGACCACCCGTACCGCACGCTGCGGCTGCGGATGTCCTGGACGGCGGACGACGACTGGCTCTTCCAGTACGTCCCGCCGTCCGGGGCGCCCGCGCCGGGCGGTCCGGTACGCGACCTCGCGGACCGGCGCCTGGCGGCGGGGCTCGGCTCCCTCCTGCGGCGCACGCTCAGCGGTCCGTGGCTCGACGTCCACGCCGACTGGCTGATCGGGCTGCACCGCATCCGGACCGTCGCCCCGGCGGGGACGACGGTCCGGGTGGAGCCACCGGAACCGCCCCCGGCGGACGCCACGTTCACCCTCCTCGCGCTCCTGGGCCGCCAGGGGGCGGGCAGCCTGCGCTCCCGCCTCTACGGTCCGGGCGGTGCCTCGGCGCCCCTGCTGGAGGCGGCCCCGCGGCCCGGCCAGGGCCTGCTGCTCGACCGGCGCACCGTCACCGACGACCTGCACGAACTGGTGGCCGGCCCCGGCGGCCCGGTGACCCAGGACCTCCTGACCGCCCACCTCTCCCCGGCCGCCGGCCCGGCGTCCTCGGCCCTCCGCGTCCGCCCGATGCTGGTCCGCGGCCCCTCCGGCACCCTCGTCCACACCCGCCCGGCCCTGCGCTGACGCCCCGCCGGCACGACGCCCCGTCCCGCCTCCGGGCGGGTGGGGCGTTCGTGGTTCACGGCAGATTCAGTGCCTCAAGCGCCTTGACGACCAGGGCCCGAGCGGGCGCACCGTAGACGGCCATGCCCCGCAATTGCTCGAACGCTTTCAGGTACAGCGCGATCTCGGAGGGTTGCGTGATGTTGACCTCCGCCGAGAGCAGTTCCACGGACACGAGCGTGTCGTCGTAGACGTGGAAGGTCTCCAGTGGCCATACCGTGCGGTGGGCCTCGGTGCGCGGGATCACCCCGAGGGACACAGCGGGCAGTGCCCCGGCGGTCAGCAGGTACCCGAGCTGGGCGGCCATCTCGTCCGGGTTGCCCATCCGGTAGTACAGGGCCGCCTCCTCGACCACGAGGACGGCCCGGCGGCCCGCTTCGTGAATGATCCGGGACCGGTCGACCCGTGCGCGCGCCGCTTCGTCACCCGCCTCGGGATAGCCACGGAACCGGGCGATGGTTCCCAGCAAGCCGCCCGCGTACCCCTCCGTCTGGACCAGACCGGGCACGAGCGTGGACGAGTAGATCCGGAACAGCCGCGTCTCCGCGAAGACCTGAGGCCAGGAATTCTGGAGCTTCTTGAGTTCTTGCACCTGGTGGCGCCATTCGCTGTACATGGACTCGGCGTTCATGGACCGGACGACGAGATCCGGCGCCTCATCCGGACGCCCGCAGGCCCCGCACCAGTGATGTATGTCCCGGGCCGAGGGCGCCGTGCGCGCGTTCTCGATCCGGGACGTCTTGGAGTGGTGCCACCCACAGAGCATGGCCAGCTCGGTGACCGTCAGCCCCGCGCCCTTGCGGATGTCGCGCAGTCGTGCTGCAACGACTGCGCGGGCGGCTTGCGCGGAAGACGATGGGGAGACGGGCATCGAGCGTCAGGCCGTCCTGTCAGATCTTGTACTCGGCATGCGGCGTGGCACGAGCCCAGACCGACTCGAAGGCTTCAGCGCACAGCTTCGCCGAAAGCGGATCGCTGGTGATCTCTTCTCCAAGGGACGACCCGTCACCCGCGAAGTGATTCCAGTGGACCCACTCCGCGTCGAAGAGCCAGAAGTCGTTGCCCGGCAGCGGTATGTCCGAGGCGTGGCGGCGGCCGAGCCAGCGCACGTCCTCACCCGCGGCAACGTTCGTGAACGTTCCGTCGTACAGGAAGCGGGTGTACTCGCTGACCGGCTCGGAGACGATCCGGGCCCGTCGGATCACAACTCCTCGGCCTACCGCGCGCGCCACCATGTCCAGCCAAGGGCGCCACCAAACCGCCCGGTTGGCCGGATCGTGCCGGTGGCCTTCGCGCCAGGCCGCGAACGGACCGGTCTCGTAGTCCACGGCGTACGAGTCGCGCATCTCCAGGTGAACAGCGGTGCTGCAGCCGGCCATCAGCTCATCGAACGTGGGCGTCGAGGACATCACACGCCTCCCTGATCATGTGCAGCATGCGGGCAGGAATCCGGATCACAGCTTCCCCCTCCGGGATCCCCACGCCGTGGCCCGGTACCTCGGTGGCCGCGCACTCGGCCTCCAGCTCCGGCCCTGGCTTCCACCCCTGGAGTACGAGTTCCCCATGTTCCAGGTCAGCCCAGACGGTCGGGCTCTGTTTGTCTCCGGTACTCGGGTCGATTCCCACGAACACTAGCGGCATGCCAGCCTCCCGCATCGGCCTGTGCACTTCTGTGCAACAGGATCGCGGGCCATCGCCTGAGCCGGCAAGGTGCCGATGCGGCCAAATGGGGTGGCCTGGAGCGCAGATGCACAGATCTGCACAAGGCTGGCCCTGCTACCCGTCACCCCGTCACGCTGGTGCTCACCACCCGCTGACGACGGCAGGGAGCACCGGCATGGACACCGGCGAGACGCAGGGGATCGAAGACCTCATCCGGCGGGCGATCGCGCCCTACGCGGACCGGCCGGACGCCGAGGCCGTCGCGTGCCTCATCGACGGTCTGATCACCCACGGGCAGGCGCTCCACTCCCAGGTGGCCGCGATCCCCAGCGCCCGTCGGACGGAGCGCGCCGCAGCGGCCCTGGCCGAGTGGTCGTACTTCGTCGACGCCGGCCCGACCGGGCGGGGCGACCACGCGAACTGGAACCACGCCCGGGCCCTGGCCCGGATCCTGCGCAACCTCGCCCCGGCCCCGGCCGAGCGACCCGGCACGAACCGGTGACCGAGCACCTGCGCCAGGTTCTGCTCGGCGCGCTCGCCGTCATCGTCGTCGGCAGCCGCTGACCCGCACCTTCCCGCACACGACAGAGGGAGACGCACCATGACCAGTCCTCACCCGACCCCACCACCGTGCAGCACGCGGCCCGGCAACCCCGTACCGCCCGCCGTGACATTCGAACCTCCCCGGCCACATGCCCGGGCGCTCCTCAGCGATGCCGACTTCAACGCCGTGCTGGCAACGGTCCTCGACAACAACCCGGGAATGGACATCACGACGGCGAGCCGGATCGTCGTCGAGGCACTGAAGTTCACGGCCGCCGCCGCCCGGTTCCCCACGGTGCGCATCGCCCCGTCGCGCGAGGTCGACGAGGGCTGGCACGCGCTCATCCTCCACACCCGCCTGTACGCCTCGCTGTGCCGCCGGCTCGGCCGGTTCGTCCACCATTTCCCCGAGCGGCCCGACCCGTCCCGCTTCGACGCCGACGTCCTGACGCACACCGTCGCGCTCATCGAACAGGCGGGGTACGTGGCCGACACCGAGCTGTGGACGGGCCCCGGCCGGTCCTTGGTCACCGTGGCGGCGAACTGCAACCACACCCCCGTGCCCGGCGGCTGCGGACCGATCAACCCCGGCGCATGCGCCACGCACGGTGGGGGCGGGGACGGAGAATAGGCTGCCTCGGCAACGGCGAGGGAAGGGTGAGACACATGGACGCGGACGAGGCCCGACAGCTGGACATGACACTGCGGCAGCTGCGGATCCCCGGGGTCGTGGCGCCGGAGGATCCGGAAGACCCGCAGGGTGCCTGGCGGGTCTATGACGAGGCCGACCCCGACACGCGACGGGACATCACCGCCGACGTGCTCGTGGCCGTTGCCGCCGCGCGGCGCCGACAGGGCCCCACCCGCGGGTTCATCGTCCCCCGGGCGGGCTAGAACCTCCCCCTTGCTCCGGCCGGCGCCCGTGTCCGCCGGAGCTTCGATCAGGCC is a window encoding:
- a CDS encoding DUF6879 family protein encodes the protein MMSSTPTFDELMAGCSTAVHLEMRDSYAVDYETGPFAAWREGHRHDPANRAVWWRPWLDMVARAVGRGVVIRRARIVSEPVSEYTRFLYDGTFTNVAAGEDVRWLGRRHASDIPLPGNDFWLFDAEWVHWNHFAGDGSSLGEEITSDPLSAKLCAEAFESVWARATPHAEYKI
- a CDS encoding helix-turn-helix transcriptional regulator; its protein translation is MPVSPSSSAQAARAVVAARLRDIRKGAGLTVTELAMLCGWHHSKTSRIENARTAPSARDIHHWCGACGRPDEAPDLVVRSMNAESMYSEWRHQVQELKKLQNSWPQVFAETRLFRIYSSTLVPGLVQTEGYAGGLLGTIARFRGYPEAGDEAARARVDRSRIIHEAGRRAVLVVEEAALYYRMGNPDEMAAQLGYLLTAGALPAVSLGVIPRTEAHRTVWPLETFHVYDDTLVSVELLSAEVNITQPSEIALYLKAFEQLRGMAVYGAPARALVVKALEALNLP
- a CDS encoding DUF6415 family natural product biosynthesis protein, which codes for MDTGETQGIEDLIRRAIAPYADRPDAEAVACLIDGLITHGQALHSQVAAIPSARRTERAAAALAEWSYFVDAGPTGRGDHANWNHARALARILRNLAPAPAERPGTNR
- a CDS encoding iron-containing redox enzyme family protein, with translation METQLPSTDNHTVPTIRRTDAAALVEEVSSWLTVDADEIDAKFLGERPRVVEAVSEMNSAAVTGPDRADAHYHQQLLLSRIYQTVMQIPDQPTAEGSVLLHEVTRMLENATLAAEDAHLEPGLLESAPTEPKQFLSWLKGLIRTHRAFKHPYYTDFINREAQREDLRTYVIQESLIDGRFDDFLAMMQIGTAGASKLEIAGNYWDEMGNGDPEAVHTHLFNKIYEVFDVRAEDLEAAMTTTDLHSGNLAVLLCRYRHLYPEAVGFLGMTEWLAPDRFRNVVRAWERLGLPEVGITYHRLHITIDSQHAAGWFHNVVIPSADTAYMRRGIARGALWRANSSARHLDERLDLARPATERAAAERTPVAAG